One window of Hujiaoplasma nucleasis genomic DNA carries:
- the rpmJ gene encoding 50S ribosomal protein L36, with product MKVRPSVKKICDKCKIIKRKGRVYVICENPKHKQRQGK from the coding sequence ATGAAAGTAAGACCATCTGTAAAAAAAATCTGTGATAAATGTAAAATCATTAAAAGAAAAGGTAGAGTTTATGTCATTTGTGAAAATCCAAAGCATAAACAAAGACAAGGGAAATAG
- the map gene encoding type I methionyl aminopeptidase — protein MIKLKSEREIALMRQAGKIVALAHQAAKDFIKPGISTEALDDLIEKVIRDHDAIPSFKNYNGFPASACISINEEVVHGIPSKSTILKEGDIVSVDIGAIYKGYHGDSAWTYACGEISDDAKRLLKGTEESLFKGLEFAKAGNRLSDISHAIQKYAEGLGFSVVREFVGHGLGSNLHEDPQIPNYGLPGRGPRLKSGMTLAIEPMINLGNKDVKVLADGWTAVTRDKSLSAHFEHSILITDTGYEILTKC, from the coding sequence ATGATTAAACTTAAATCTGAAAGAGAAATTGCTTTAATGAGACAAGCTGGTAAGATTGTAGCCTTAGCCCATCAAGCGGCTAAAGACTTTATTAAACCTGGCATATCTACTGAGGCACTTGATGATTTGATTGAAAAGGTTATTCGTGACCATGATGCAATACCATCTTTTAAAAACTATAATGGTTTTCCCGCATCGGCATGCATATCGATCAATGAAGAAGTTGTTCATGGAATCCCATCTAAATCAACCATTCTAAAAGAAGGCGATATCGTCTCTGTAGATATAGGTGCGATTTATAAGGGATATCATGGCGACTCTGCTTGGACTTATGCATGCGGGGAAATATCTGATGATGCAAAAAGACTTCTAAAAGGCACAGAGGAATCTTTATTCAAGGGCTTAGAATTTGCAAAAGCTGGAAACAGATTATCTGATATCAGCCACGCGATTCAAAAATATGCTGAGGGATTAGGTTTTTCGGTTGTAAGAGAATTTGTAGGTCATGGTTTAGGTTCAAACCTTCATGAAGATCCACAAATACCAAATTATGGTTTGCCTGGAAGAGGACCTAGATTAAAATCGGGAATGACATTAGCCATTGAACCGATGATTAATTTAGGCAATAAAGATGTAAAAGTATTGGCTGACGGTTGGACAGCTGTAACCAGAGACAAGTCATTATCTGCTCATTTTGAGCATTCAATATTGATTACAGATACTGGCTACGAAATATTAACCAAATGTTAA
- the rplQ gene encoding 50S ribosomal protein L17: MASRGYTKLNRNSANRKALIRDLATQLIMHERIETTLVKAKEIRRTVEKLITLAKKGDLNSTRIAEKTVRELKIDDQYAIVKLVKELGPKYKDRNGGYTRIYKTGPRLGDASPMAIIELV, translated from the coding sequence ATGGCAAGTAGAGGATACACTAAACTTAATCGTAATAGCGCTAATCGTAAGGCTCTAATTCGTGATTTAGCTACTCAACTTATTATGCATGAGAGAATTGAAACGACACTCGTTAAAGCTAAAGAAATCAGAAGAACTGTTGAAAAATTAATAACTCTTGCAAAAAAAGGTGACTTAAATTCAACAAGAATTGCTGAAAAAACAGTTAGAGAATTAAAAATAGATGATCAATATGCTATCGTTAAATTGGTTAAAGAATTAGGACCAAAATACAAAGATAGAAATGGTGGATACACTCGTATCTATAAAACTGGACCACGCTTAGGCGATGCAAGTCCAATGGCTATTATTGAATTAGTATAA
- a CDS encoding DNA-directed RNA polymerase subunit alpha yields the protein MKGLKFEKPKTEILELEDNYGQFAISPLERGYGITLGNSLRRVLLSSLPGAAIVNVNITGVVHEFTPIEGVVEDVTTIILNLKGVILSIDNEDSNVEKRLDISVEGPRDVYASDIIADEEVEVKNPDHFICRVNKGVLRMTMKARKGNGYVSAVENAKYKDDVNDISIDSIYTPITRARYDVEKTRVEDKADYDKLTLEIWTDKSIGPKDALGLASKMLIDHLNEFVDLSEKAADEDFMVEREVEESNRNLEKPIEDLDLSVRSYNCLKRAGINTLSELIEKTEEDMMKVRNLGKKSLKEVKQKLEELNLSLAKH from the coding sequence ATGAAGGGCTTAAAATTCGAAAAACCTAAAACCGAAATTCTTGAGTTAGAAGATAACTATGGTCAATTTGCTATCTCACCTCTTGAAAGAGGCTATGGTATTACTTTAGGTAATTCGTTAAGAAGAGTTTTGTTATCATCATTACCAGGCGCTGCAATTGTGAATGTAAATATCACAGGCGTTGTTCATGAGTTTACACCTATTGAAGGTGTTGTTGAAGATGTAACAACCATTATTCTTAACTTGAAAGGTGTTATCCTTTCAATTGATAACGAAGATTCAAATGTTGAAAAACGTTTAGACATTTCAGTTGAAGGACCTAGAGACGTATATGCATCAGATATTATTGCTGATGAAGAAGTCGAAGTTAAAAACCCAGATCATTTTATTTGCCGTGTTAATAAAGGCGTTCTTAGAATGACAATGAAGGCTAGAAAAGGCAACGGCTATGTCAGCGCAGTTGAAAATGCAAAATACAAAGACGATGTGAATGATATTTCAATTGATAGTATTTATACACCAATCACACGCGCTAGATATGATGTAGAAAAAACAAGAGTAGAAGATAAAGCAGATTATGATAAATTAACTTTAGAAATTTGGACTGATAAATCAATCGGACCAAAAGATGCTTTAGGTTTGGCATCTAAAATGTTAATTGATCACTTAAATGAATTTGTTGATTTATCTGAAAAAGCAGCTGATGAAGACTTTATGGTTGAACGTGAAGTTGAAGAAAGCAATAGAAATTTAGAAAAACCAATTGAAGACCTTGACTTATCTGTACGTTCATATAATTGTTTAAAACGTGCAGGTATCAATACTTTATCTGAATTGATTGAAAAAACAGAAGAAGACATGATGAAGGTTAGAAATCTTGGTAAAAAATCATTGAAGGAAGTTAAGCAAAAGCTTGAAGAATTGAATTTAAGCTTAGCTAAACACTAA
- the infA gene encoding translation initiation factor IF-1, with product MSKKDDVIEMVGTVVEVLPNAKFIIELENQHRIIGHVSGKIRMHYIRILPGDKVKVEMSTYDLTRGRITYRMK from the coding sequence TTGTCAAAAAAAGACGATGTAATTGAAATGGTTGGTACTGTTGTTGAGGTACTACCTAACGCAAAATTTATAATCGAACTAGAAAATCAACACCGTATTATCGGACACGTTTCTGGTAAAATCCGTATGCATTACATACGCATTTTACCAGGTGATAAAGTGAAAGTTGAAATGTCAACTTACGACCTAACACGTGGACGTATCACATATCGTATGAAATAA
- the rpsM gene encoding 30S ribosomal protein S13: MARIAGVDIPREKRVVVALTYVYGIGRTRSEKILAAAGIDENTRVRDLSDSDIVKIRQQVEKFTVEGDLRREVALNIKRLSEIGCYRGLRHRRGLPTRGQNTRNNARTRKGPRRTVANKKK; encoded by the coding sequence ATGGCAAGAATAGCAGGAGTAGATATTCCTAGAGAAAAAAGAGTCGTTGTTGCTTTAACTTATGTTTATGGTATTGGTAGAACAAGATCTGAAAAGATTTTAGCAGCTGCTGGTATTGATGAAAACACAAGAGTAAGAGACTTATCTGACTCAGATATCGTAAAAATCAGACAACAAGTAGAGAAATTTACAGTAGAAGGTGACTTAAGACGTGAAGTTGCATTAAACATCAAACGTTTAAGTGAAATTGGCTGTTATCGTGGACTAAGACATCGTAGAGGATTACCAACACGTGGACAAAACACTCGTAACAACGCTAGAACACGTAAAGGTCCAAGAAGAACTGTAGCTAATAAGAAAAAATAA
- the rpsK gene encoding 30S ribosomal protein S11: MARKNVKTKRRVKKNIPSGVAHIHSTFNNTIITITDKSGNAIAWSSAGAIGYKGSRKSTPFAAGLASEAAAKSAMDHGVLKVEVEVKGPGPGREAAIRSLQVAGLEITAIKDVTPVPHNGCRPPKRPRG, encoded by the coding sequence ATGGCACGTAAAAATGTTAAAACAAAACGTCGTGTGAAAAAGAATATTCCATCGGGAGTAGCACATATTCATTCGACTTTCAATAACACTATTATCACTATTACCGATAAAAGCGGTAATGCAATAGCTTGGAGTTCAGCTGGTGCAATTGGTTATAAAGGTAGCCGTAAGTCTACACCTTTTGCAGCAGGATTGGCTTCTGAAGCAGCTGCTAAATCAGCTATGGATCATGGCGTATTAAAAGTAGAAGTTGAAGTTAAAGGGCCAGGACCAGGTAGAGAAGCAGCGATTAGAAGTTTACAAGTAGCAGGACTAGAGATTACTGCAATTAAAGATGTTACACCAGTTCCTCATAACGGTTGTCGTCCACCAAAACGACCACGCGGTTAG
- a CDS encoding CBS domain-containing protein: MNKEDKFIEIYNQLDTYLRIKYFNDNPSYTSYSKKIFYIKNHKLEPIMQNEHYFDILKKAGEIRNIVAHNNNIIVPSDEFLNEFSNLVDRISKAKRVDQIMTPYSHLQTKDYQDRLKDVIELIANKGYNAIPIINNHQFVGMFTEKTIFDYLSISDRIIDKEMFIKEMHEVIDLDGKPRAYFKFIPRNLSIDQAYDIFTQDFKGKHQLLLLLVTENGIKTEKFLGIVALRDLKNELY, translated from the coding sequence TTGAATAAAGAAGATAAGTTTATAGAAATATATAATCAATTGGATACTTATTTAAGAATTAAATATTTTAATGATAATCCATCATATACATCTTATTCAAAAAAGATATTTTATATAAAAAACCATAAGTTAGAACCAATTATGCAAAATGAACATTATTTTGATATCCTAAAAAAAGCAGGAGAAATCAGAAATATTGTCGCTCACAACAACAATATTATTGTTCCAAGTGATGAATTTTTAAATGAGTTTTCTAACTTGGTAGACAGAATAAGTAAAGCAAAAAGGGTTGATCAGATAATGACTCCTTATAGCCATTTACAGACAAAAGACTATCAAGATAGATTAAAAGATGTTATTGAGTTAATTGCTAATAAAGGTTACAATGCAATTCCGATTATAAATAATCATCAATTTGTAGGTATGTTTACTGAAAAGACGATTTTTGATTATCTAAGTATTTCTGATAGAATTATTGATAAAGAAATGTTCATTAAGGAAATGCATGAAGTGATTGATCTTGATGGAAAGCCGAGAGCATATTTTAAATTTATACCTAGGAATTTATCTATTGATCAAGCCTATGATATCTTCACTCAAGATTTTAAAGGCAAACATCAATTGTTATTGCTCCTAGTAACAGAGAATGGTATAAAAACAGAAAAATTTTTAGGTATTGTTGCATTAAGAGATTTAAAAAATGAATTATATTAG
- a CDS encoding adenylate kinase: MINLLIMGKPGAGKGTQAKKILDHFSLTHISTGDIYRDEIKKGSEIGQEAKKYLDQGNLVPDKMTNDIVWEVLQKHEYPNGFMLDGFPRTIAQAEALDEMLNTLNIHLTAVINVDVDDDVISDRMAGRRVCSNCGETYHVEYHPPKKDGVCDVCGHSLIQRKDDLKESVLNRLQIYKNKTQPLLDYYENKDLLLVIDGENPSDQVFEDILIKLGELHD, translated from the coding sequence ATGATTAACTTACTGATTATGGGGAAACCTGGCGCTGGCAAGGGGACCCAAGCAAAAAAAATACTTGATCATTTCTCATTAACCCATATTTCAACTGGCGATATCTATCGTGACGAAATAAAAAAGGGTTCTGAAATTGGTCAAGAAGCAAAAAAATATTTAGATCAAGGCAATCTTGTGCCAGATAAGATGACAAATGACATAGTATGGGAAGTATTACAAAAGCATGAATATCCTAATGGATTTATGTTGGATGGCTTTCCAAGAACCATTGCTCAAGCTGAAGCTTTAGATGAAATGTTAAATACTTTAAATATTCATCTAACAGCTGTTATCAATGTTGATGTTGATGATGATGTTATTTCTGATCGAATGGCAGGACGAAGAGTATGTTCAAATTGTGGTGAAACTTACCACGTAGAATATCATCCTCCAAAAAAAGATGGGGTTTGTGATGTTTGTGGTCATTCTTTAATACAAAGAAAAGACGACCTAAAAGAATCAGTTTTAAATAGATTACAAATCTATAAAAACAAAACACAACCCTTACTTGACTATTATGAAAACAAAGACTTATTATTGGTCATTGATGGTGAAAATCCTAGTGACCAAGTATTTGAAGATATTTTAATTAAATTAGGTGAATTGCATGATTAA